The sequence ATGACGGAGAAGTTCCATTTCATCCCTGCCTTCAGAGACATCCCTGTCACGGACCTCGGTCCACTGGGGCAGGAAACTTTGAACCTCATCAAGGAGACGGACACCTTCAACTGGTCTTCATTTTCTCCTTGTCTCAAAAAGGAGATGGGGGAGATCATGCAGGCACAAATCAATCAGGAAATCTCCCGTCAGCAAGCATTGGAAACGTTCGACCGGACTTGGAATCAAGGTACATGTCCATCCCCCTCCTCGTGACCGGTGGGGGGGTTTTTTTTGACCCTTCAATTTCTAGCATATCAATGTAAGACGAAATCTGAATCAATCCATGCCATATTCAATATGGGGTATTCCTTCTTATACTAAGTATGTAAAGTAACAGCGAACTTAATTCGCCGGCACTTATAACTATCATTTAGGAGGAGTACATAATGAACTATCGTCAATTTGCAAACAAAGCAACCGTTGTTTCATTAAGTGCAGCCATTCTTTTCGGAGGCAGCTTCACTTCTGTTTCTGCCAACGGGGCTGACGAAAAAGGATACAAAGAAACGTATGGCACGTCACAGATCACCCGCCAGGATATGAAAAACATGGTCGAGCAGCAGGGAGACGCTCAATTCAAGATTCCTTCCTTCGACGCTTCTTCCATCAAAAATGTAGAATCAGCAACCAAAATCGATGAAAACGGAAATGAAATCAAAATGGATGTATGGGATACATGGCCGCTTCAAAACGCAGACGGCACCGTGGCTGAGTACAAAGGCTATCACATCGTGTTCGGACTTGCCGGTGACCCGAAAAACGCCAATGATACCTTCATCTATATGTTCTATAAAAAAGTCGGCGATGATTCCATCGATGCCTGGAAAAATGCGGGACGAGTTTTCGATGATGAAGATAAATACAAAGCGAACGACGAAACATTAAAGGGTCAGGTAGAAGAATGGTCTGGGTCCGCCCTCTTCACAGAAGACGGTGACATCCGCTTATTCTACACAAACCGCGGAGATTTCAATGAAAGCAAGGGACTATTCGGACGTCAATCATTGACAACAGCCCAAGTGAATATCTCTGAACAAGCGAAAAACGAATTGAACATCGACGGTGTCAAGGATCATAAATCCATCTACAGCGGCGGCGACGGAAATACGTATGAAACAGTCGGGAAAGCATTCGAAGACCGCAACTTCATGAATAACCATACGCTTCGTGACCCACACTACATCGAAGACAATGGGAAAAAATACTTAGTATTCGAAGCAAACACAGGTACAGAGTATGGCTACTCGGGTAAAGATTCCCTGTACAACCGTGCGTACTACGGAAACGGAATGAACTTCTTCCAGAAAGAATTCAAAGCCCTTCAGGAAAGCCCGAAGAAAGATTTTGCTGAACTTGCGAACGGCGCCATGGGCATCATCGAAATCAACGATGACTACACCATCAAGAAAGAAATGAAGCCGTTGCTTGTATCGAACACGGTGACAGATGAAATTGAACGCCCGAACATCTTCAAGAAGGATGGTAAGTTCTATTTATTCACAAGTACTCGCGGATCGAAAATGACCATCGAAGGCACAGACGATGAAGATATCTACATGTTAGGATACGTAGCAGACTCATTGACAGGTCCTTTCAAGCCAATGAACAAGTCGGGAATCGTCCTCCATCAGGATCTTGATCCGAACGACATCACATGGACGTATGCACACTATGT is a genomic window of Rossellomorea sp. y25 containing:
- a CDS encoding glycoside hydrolase family 68 protein, translating into MNYRQFANKATVVSLSAAILFGGSFTSVSANGADEKGYKETYGTSQITRQDMKNMVEQQGDAQFKIPSFDASSIKNVESATKIDENGNEIKMDVWDTWPLQNADGTVAEYKGYHIVFGLAGDPKNANDTFIYMFYKKVGDDSIDAWKNAGRVFDDEDKYKANDETLKGQVEEWSGSALFTEDGDIRLFYTNRGDFNESKGLFGRQSLTTAQVNISEQAKNELNIDGVKDHKSIYSGGDGNTYETVGKAFEDRNFMNNHTLRDPHYIEDNGKKYLVFEANTGTEYGYSGKDSLYNRAYYGNGMNFFQKEFKALQESPKKDFAELANGAMGIIEINDDYTIKKEMKPLLVSNTVTDEIERPNIFKKDGKFYLFTSTRGSKMTIEGTDDEDIYMLGYVADSLTGPFKPMNKSGIVLHQDLDPNDITWTYAHYVIPQKESDKFVVTSYMTNRGYFQDHKSTFAPSFLLDINNKKSSVVKDGILKQGQVTYDEQ